The proteins below are encoded in one region of Paraburkholderia aromaticivorans:
- a CDS encoding AMP-binding protein, with amino-acid sequence MNTPATLRALIDERAAQHPDKPFLLAALDDDETPVPDRRATVLTFRELRDDCRVLEARFRDAGLQPGDVISVFMGNGIQTARLLLAAMYSGLVANPLNLLCQPSQVRYIVDHSDTRMIFAASDTQAVIGTAVAELRAAGLTREIALIQTEPDDAEPPSLVKREPAMAEAAAHGASAAAAPAFATRSTPRHTVDAATSHEPTADDVALLMYTSGTTGTPKGVLLTHRNLVANARNISAEHRLTSDDRVLASLPLYHINGLVVTLLAPLFHGGSAVMTSRFSARTFWRDVALHACTWINVVPTIVAYLLNADEACTYDLSALKFCRSASAALPVDHHRAFEARFGIGVIETMGMTETAAPIFSNPYEMDRRRVGSIGLPSGGEARVIDREGRECAANECGELVLRGEQVMGGYYKRPEETAAAFTPDGWLRTGDLGYRDADGYFYINGRAKELIIKGGENIAPREIDEALLRHPGVLDAAAVGVPDPAYGQEIVAFVVPRTSDGRSAPDPADLREHCVRELGRYKTPKEFRFVDELPRGPSGKVQRLKLVPS; translated from the coding sequence ATGAACACGCCCGCTACCCTTCGCGCGCTGATCGACGAGCGCGCCGCGCAGCATCCGGACAAGCCCTTCCTGCTCGCCGCGCTCGACGACGATGAAACACCGGTCCCTGATCGGCGCGCGACCGTCCTGACGTTTCGCGAATTGCGCGACGACTGCCGCGTGCTGGAGGCACGCTTCAGGGACGCCGGTCTGCAGCCGGGCGACGTCATTTCGGTGTTCATGGGCAACGGCATTCAGACGGCCCGTCTACTGCTCGCGGCCATGTACAGCGGGCTTGTCGCCAATCCGCTCAATCTCTTGTGCCAGCCCTCACAGGTGCGCTATATCGTCGATCATTCCGATACGCGGATGATCTTCGCCGCGAGTGACACGCAGGCTGTGATCGGCACAGCCGTGGCCGAATTGCGCGCGGCTGGGCTGACGCGTGAGATCGCGCTGATCCAAACCGAACCGGACGACGCCGAACCGCCTTCGCTCGTAAAGCGCGAGCCGGCTATGGCCGAAGCCGCAGCCCATGGCGCGAGCGCTGCTGCCGCGCCAGCGTTCGCGACGCGCAGCACGCCTCGGCACACAGTAGACGCCGCAACGTCACATGAGCCCACAGCAGACGATGTCGCGTTGCTGATGTACACCTCAGGCACCACAGGCACGCCCAAAGGCGTCCTGCTGACGCATCGCAACCTGGTGGCGAACGCACGCAACATCAGCGCCGAACACCGGCTGACGTCGGACGATCGCGTGCTCGCGTCGTTGCCGCTTTATCACATCAACGGTCTGGTCGTGACGCTGCTCGCGCCGCTGTTTCATGGCGGATCGGCGGTCATGACGTCGCGCTTCTCCGCCCGCACGTTCTGGCGCGACGTCGCGCTGCATGCCTGCACGTGGATCAACGTGGTGCCGACGATCGTCGCCTATCTGCTCAACGCCGACGAAGCGTGCACTTACGATCTGTCGGCGCTGAAGTTTTGCCGCAGCGCGTCGGCCGCATTGCCCGTCGATCATCATCGCGCGTTCGAGGCGCGGTTCGGGATCGGCGTGATCGAAACCATGGGCATGACGGAAACCGCCGCGCCAATCTTCAGTAATCCGTATGAAATGGACCGGCGGCGGGTCGGCAGCATCGGCCTGCCTTCGGGTGGCGAAGCGAGAGTGATCGATCGAGAAGGGCGCGAATGCGCCGCCAACGAATGCGGCGAGCTGGTGTTGCGCGGCGAGCAGGTGATGGGCGGCTATTACAAGCGGCCCGAAGAAACGGCCGCTGCCTTTACGCCGGACGGCTGGCTGCGCACCGGCGACCTCGGTTATCGCGACGCGGACGGCTACTTCTACATCAACGGCCGCGCCAAGGAACTGATCATCAAGGGCGGCGAAAACATTGCGCCGCGCGAAATCGACGAGGCGTTGTTGCGTCATCCCGGTGTGCTGGATGCTGCGGCTGTCGGCGTGCCCGATCCGGCATACGGCCAGGAGATCGTCGCCTTCGTGGTGCCGCGCACGAGCGACGGACGCAGCGCGCCCGACCCGGCGGATCTGCGCGAGCACTGCGTGCGCGAACTCGGGCGCTACAAGACGCCGAAAGAGTTTCGCTTCGTCGATGAACTGCCGCGCGGACCTTCCGGGAAAGTGCAGCGGCTCAAGCTGGTGCCCAGCTGA